A single Desulforegula conservatrix Mb1Pa DNA region contains:
- a CDS encoding DUF6848 family protein — translation MPEENAGDYKEFKHSFNDPFADVEIEKAFRFKRPKTPSVDRCQKQMMKSPAKALEGLCLDAVHPEDKARIQEDFKIYPGLASAFGNELLKAVGFGDLGN, via the coding sequence ATGCCAGAAGAAAATGCAGGCGATTACAAAGAATTTAAACACAGTTTTAATGACCCTTTCGCAGACGTAGAAATTGAAAAAGCATTTCGTTTCAAACGCCCAAAAACTCCGTCAGTGGATCGCTGTCAGAAGCAGATGATGAAATCTCCGGCAAAGGCCCTGGAAGGGCTTTGTCTGGATGCTGTTCATCCTGAAGACAAGGCCCGGATTCAGGAAGACTTCAAGATTTATCCTGGTCTTGCTTCCGCTTTCGGAAACGAGTTGCTCAAGGCTGTGGG